Proteins encoded in a region of the Flammeovirga yaeyamensis genome:
- a CDS encoding SusC/RagA family TonB-linked outer membrane protein, which yields MRKALLLISLLMSISIFASAQERKVSGVVKDPTGEPLPGVAVVIKGTTQGVVSNISGEYSLMVSNENQVLVYKLVGYKDTEIKVGTQSIIEVSLEEDVEQLEEVVVTAFGLEKEEKSLGYAVQSVSGDELTQARETNIVNALSGQVAGAQITSSSGSVGSSSRIVLRGATSLTGNNQPLFVVDGMPIDNSNYSNSGPYGGADFGNGAMDINPDDIESMTVLKGPNAAALYGSRASNGVIVITTKKGKSAKKGLGISVNATVTMENPLRSPDFQNAYGQGSSDTYFEYVDGANGYGDAVDESWGPKLDAGLEFYQFEGYNADPTKRVKTPWVSNPDNYKEFFETGVTQSYNVAATNGGDFGSIRASYTYMDQKGMVPNTDLNRNTFTLSGQAKLSDKLRVDGSVNYTKTISGNRPTQGYTGENPVQQFIWSGRQVDFAKLKDYQNLPLTPEGAPGAGTPLNWNSQYQNNPFWVMDNSTNSQDKDRVIGNVRLNYDITNWLSFFVRTGGDIFTDNREYKRAHGLLDYPDGYYANSNRTRYEYNTDFLLSFNKKINDDFALSLSAGGNMMRQVYKYVGGTASQLELPGLYNLSNAKSGVPVTTSNYLEEKRINSLYASGQVAFRNYLFVDFTARNDWSSTLPKENNSYFYPSVTVSAVLSDMLQIDSPVLSMLKVRGGWAQVGSDTNPYSLRQTFGFRDTPWNGVLLPFESSTLNNPTLRPEITTSLEFGVDVRLFNGRMTVDMTYYDALSEDLIVPVTVSAASGYTQAIQNVGSMSNKGLELSIGGRAIEKTDFSWDVMLNFARNINKVETLGVEDLKSLDLGGQWNVSVQARPGETYGSLFGPKFSRVEEGEYAGQIIYDANGLPVIDSEYAVLGNYTPDWTGGISNTFTYKGISLNVLVDAKMGGDIYSMTTTWGRYAGVLEETLQGRESGIVGEGVVLQGDGTYVPNTTSVTAKAFNQRSYSNSVAESSVFDASYVKLRQVQLGYTLPNKLMGRTPFRDVSVSFVGRNLAILYSTIPHIDPETAFNNGNAQGIEFGQLPSAASYGFNIGFKL from the coding sequence ATGAGAAAAGCACTTTTGCTAATCTCTCTGCTAATGAGTATTTCTATTTTTGCTAGTGCTCAGGAGAGAAAAGTGTCTGGTGTAGTTAAGGACCCAACAGGGGAGCCTTTACCAGGCGTAGCCGTAGTAATTAAAGGAACTACTCAAGGAGTAGTTTCGAACATTAGTGGAGAGTATTCACTTATGGTTTCAAACGAAAACCAAGTCTTAGTGTACAAACTTGTAGGTTACAAGGACACAGAAATCAAAGTTGGTACACAATCAATCATTGAAGTTTCTTTAGAAGAGGATGTAGAGCAACTTGAAGAAGTTGTAGTAACTGCATTCGGTTTAGAAAAAGAAGAAAAGTCATTAGGTTATGCAGTTCAATCTGTATCTGGCGATGAATTAACACAAGCTAGAGAAACAAACATTGTAAATGCGTTATCAGGTCAAGTGGCAGGTGCGCAAATTACAAGTTCTTCAGGATCAGTAGGATCATCTTCACGTATCGTACTTAGAGGTGCAACATCTCTAACTGGTAACAACCAACCTTTATTCGTTGTTGATGGTATGCCAATCGATAACTCTAACTACTCAAATTCAGGTCCTTATGGTGGAGCTGACTTTGGTAACGGTGCAATGGATATCAACCCAGATGATATCGAGTCAATGACTGTCCTAAAAGGACCAAACGCAGCAGCTTTGTATGGTTCAAGAGCATCAAATGGTGTGATTGTAATCACTACTAAGAAAGGTAAGAGTGCAAAGAAAGGTTTAGGTATCTCAGTAAATGCTACTGTAACAATGGAAAATCCATTGAGATCTCCTGATTTCCAAAACGCTTATGGTCAAGGTTCTTCTGATACTTATTTCGAGTATGTTGACGGTGCAAATGGTTACGGTGATGCTGTAGATGAGTCTTGGGGTCCTAAATTAGACGCAGGTCTTGAATTCTATCAATTCGAAGGTTACAATGCAGATCCTACTAAGAGAGTAAAAACTCCTTGGGTATCAAATCCAGATAACTACAAAGAATTCTTTGAAACTGGTGTGACTCAGTCGTATAATGTAGCAGCTACAAACGGTGGTGACTTTGGTTCTATTCGTGCTTCATATACTTATATGGATCAAAAAGGTATGGTACCAAATACTGATTTAAATCGTAACACATTTACTTTATCAGGTCAAGCTAAATTGTCAGACAAATTAAGAGTAGACGGTTCAGTAAACTATACTAAAACAATTTCAGGTAACCGTCCAACACAAGGTTATACTGGAGAAAACCCAGTACAACAGTTTATTTGGTCAGGTCGTCAAGTTGACTTTGCTAAGCTAAAAGATTACCAAAACCTTCCATTGACTCCAGAAGGAGCTCCTGGTGCAGGTACTCCACTAAACTGGAACTCTCAATACCAAAACAACCCATTCTGGGTAATGGATAACTCAACGAATTCACAAGACAAAGATCGTGTAATTGGTAACGTTCGTTTGAATTATGACATCACAAACTGGTTATCTTTCTTCGTAAGAACAGGTGGTGATATCTTCACAGACAATAGAGAGTACAAAAGAGCACATGGTTTGTTAGATTACCCTGACGGTTACTATGCAAACTCTAACAGAACTCGTTATGAGTACAACACTGACTTCTTATTATCTTTCAATAAGAAAATTAATGATGATTTTGCATTATCATTATCTGCAGGTGGTAACATGATGAGACAAGTATATAAGTATGTGGGTGGTACTGCTTCTCAGTTAGAATTACCTGGTTTATACAACTTATCAAATGCTAAATCTGGTGTTCCTGTAACTACTTCAAATTACTTAGAAGAAAAGAGAATCAACTCTCTTTATGCTTCAGGTCAAGTAGCTTTCAGAAACTACTTATTCGTTGATTTTACTGCTCGTAACGACTGGTCTTCAACTTTACCAAAAGAAAACAATTCTTACTTCTATCCTTCAGTAACAGTTTCAGCAGTTCTTTCAGACATGTTGCAAATTGATTCTCCAGTTCTTTCAATGTTGAAAGTAAGAGGTGGATGGGCACAAGTAGGTTCAGATACAAACCCTTACAGCTTACGTCAAACTTTCGGTTTCAGAGATACTCCTTGGAATGGTGTTTTACTACCATTCGAAAGCTCTACTTTGAACAACCCTACATTACGTCCTGAGATTACAACATCTTTAGAATTTGGTGTAGATGTACGTTTATTCAACGGTCGTATGACAGTGGATATGACATACTATGACGCATTGTCTGAAGACTTGATTGTGCCTGTAACTGTTTCAGCTGCTTCAGGTTATACACAAGCTATCCAAAATGTAGGTAGTATGAGTAACAAAGGTCTTGAGCTTAGCATTGGAGGTAGAGCTATTGAAAAGACTGACTTCTCTTGGGATGTTATGTTGAACTTTGCAAGAAACATCAACAAAGTAGAAACTTTAGGTGTTGAAGATCTTAAATCTTTAGATTTAGGTGGTCAGTGGAACGTTTCAGTTCAGGCTCGTCCAGGTGAAACTTATGGTTCATTGTTTGGTCCTAAATTCTCAAGAGTTGAAGAAGGTGAATATGCAGGTCAAATTATCTATGATGCAAACGGTTTACCAGTAATTGATTCAGAGTATGCTGTTTTAGGTAATTATACTCCAGATTGGACAGGTGGTATTTCAAATACATTCACTTACAAAGGTATTTCATTGAACGTTTTAGTAGATGCCAAAATGGGTGGAGACATTTATTCAATGACTACTACATGGGGTCGTTATGCAGGTGTTTTAGAAGAAACATTACAAGGTCGTGAAAGCGGTATTGTTGGTGAAGGTGTAGTGCTACAAGGTGATGGTACTTATGTACCAAACACAACTTCAGTTACTGCGAAAGCTTTCAACCAAAGATCATATTCAAACTCTGTAGCAGAATCTTCAGTATTTGACGCTTCATATGTAAAACTACGTCAAGTACAATTAGGTTATACTTTACCTAATAAATTAATGGGTAGAACTCCATTCCGTGATGTTTCAGTATCTTTTGTAGGTCGTAACTTAGCTATACTTTACTCTACAATCCCACACATCGATCCTGAGACAGCATTTAACAATGGTAACGCTCAAGGTATTGAGTTCGGTCAATTGCCATCGGCAGCAAGCTATGGTTTCAACATCGGTTTCAAACTTTAA
- a CDS encoding SusD/RagB family nutrient-binding outer membrane lipoprotein has translation MIKNSLKYIAVGLFGLMLTTSCTDEIMNDINKNLNNPTQVPSRLVLTDVINRSAASVASGDYNMYASLFVEHQVGVDNQFYNSEIRTGISEIQTTTYNNAWVAAYTGLRDAEDIIAICSEGGIEQGNHHTKGMALVLKAYFISVLTDGVGEVPFSQAVNPDEFRNPTLDKQQNIYGSIFSILDEAIAELSKETTFASPGDQDVLFSGDAAKWLKFAHGLKARAHMRLSFVDPSNHSYQKVLDEVALSFTSVEDEARYEYNGATSFNPVYLLFNNANRYYYGSSKSFRDNLDDNDPRIAKFFIPNPNNDAGVVELAPNGLRNADGSIMEPDPNKYGWSSHFKNALQPSYLMSFHELKFLEAEAKERMSAGSGETAAKEAITEAFKASGFEDATEIDAYINSITDFGIDRIMREKYISFFEAESIEAYNDLRRLRAMGETSYITLQHAIPENFPLRFTYGAGDVNNNPNVKAAQGDGRHVYSENVWWAGGKDNLGQ, from the coding sequence ATGATTAAAAATTCTTTAAAATATATAGCTGTTGGATTATTTGGTTTAATGTTAACAACTTCATGTACAGATGAGATCATGAATGATATTAACAAAAACCTAAATAACCCGACTCAAGTGCCATCAAGATTGGTACTTACGGATGTAATTAACAGATCTGCTGCATCTGTAGCAAGTGGTGATTACAATATGTATGCATCATTGTTTGTTGAGCATCAAGTAGGTGTTGATAATCAATTCTACAACTCTGAGATTAGAACTGGTATTTCAGAAATCCAAACGACTACCTATAACAACGCTTGGGTTGCTGCTTACACAGGTTTAAGAGATGCTGAGGATATCATTGCAATTTGTAGTGAAGGAGGTATCGAGCAAGGTAATCATCATACAAAAGGTATGGCTCTTGTTCTTAAAGCTTACTTTATTTCTGTTTTAACAGATGGTGTAGGCGAAGTACCTTTCTCTCAAGCGGTAAATCCAGATGAATTCAGAAATCCAACTTTGGATAAACAACAGAATATCTATGGAAGTATTTTCTCAATTCTTGATGAAGCAATTGCTGAATTAAGCAAAGAAACAACTTTTGCTTCTCCAGGTGATCAAGATGTTTTATTCAGTGGTGATGCTGCAAAGTGGTTAAAGTTTGCTCATGGTTTAAAAGCTAGAGCACATATGCGTTTATCTTTTGTAGATCCTTCAAATCATTCATATCAAAAAGTGTTGGATGAAGTAGCTTTATCATTTACTTCTGTAGAAGACGAAGCACGTTATGAATATAACGGAGCAACAAGTTTTAACCCTGTTTACTTGTTATTCAACAATGCAAACAGATATTACTATGGTTCTTCAAAGAGTTTTAGAGATAACCTTGATGATAATGATCCAAGAATTGCAAAATTCTTTATTCCAAATCCAAACAACGATGCAGGAGTTGTAGAATTAGCACCTAATGGATTAAGAAATGCAGATGGTTCTATTATGGAGCCAGATCCAAATAAATACGGTTGGTCATCTCATTTTAAAAATGCGTTGCAACCATCTTATTTGATGAGTTTCCATGAATTGAAGTTCCTGGAGGCAGAAGCTAAAGAAAGAATGTCTGCTGGTTCTGGTGAAACTGCTGCAAAAGAAGCAATTACTGAAGCTTTCAAAGCGTCAGGTTTTGAAGATGCTACAGAGATTGATGCTTATATCAATTCAATTACTGATTTTGGTATTGACAGAATCATGAGAGAAAAATATATTTCTTTCTTTGAAGCTGAGTCAATTGAAGCTTATAATGATTTAAGAAGACTTCGTGCAATGGGTGAAACTTCTTACATTACTTTACAGCATGCTATTCCAGAAAACTTCCCATTAAGATTTACTTATGGAGCAGGAGATGTGAACAACAATCCTAATGTAAAAGCAGCACAAGGTGACGGTCGCCACGTTTACTCAGAGAACGTATGGTGGGCTGGTGGTAAAGATAATTTAGGTCAATAA
- a CDS encoding SusC/RagA family TonB-linked outer membrane protein, with translation MYKRLLSLLVLTLAFCVSALAQERTVTGQVTEAGLPLPGVTVLVKGTSKGTITNVDGKYSISTTSESTLIYSFVGYASQEIPVGTKSEINVSLEQDAEQLDEVVVTALGQQTDKKSIGYAFQEVDTETLQQTGNPGLAGALQGKIAGVDIKPSSGMPGASTQINIRGARSFTGNNAPLYVIDGMPISSNPDFSTGSSVTGTDIANRAVDIDPNDIESINVLKGQAAAALYGIRASNGVIIITTKSGKGSKGKPVVKVSNFTSFEQVSRSPEYQTTYAQGGGGVFNPYTSISWGPKISDLPNDPTFGGNGQGHEGMYKVPQLEEAGLNPWVKPQAYDNFNDYFQTGHTINTSANISQATEKVNYSIGLTNTSQKGIALNTGMERWNVKGRFDASLNDKFSTGVSANFVKTDIDKLSAGNDAALAGVYAAPVSYNLKGNPSALPSDPYSQIYYRNLTFDNPYWIADHNVFNEVSNRFFGNTYVQYDTKLRSNMNLKVKYQLGVDAYTTHYQDIYEFGSGGSTGNINNYGITNQTINSLLTVNYDWEITDKLKLSAVLGKELNDSRRKTYDQMGYGFNFGGWKHIDNTRTQTSSESQFGNRTVGFFGSASLSYDNILFATVTGRNDYVSTMPEGARSFFYPSVSLSWVVSEMDFMDQMDKVSMLKLRGSFAQVGQAGQYYENFYNIPSYGGGWWNSLYPVTYPMNGLSAYTRSSTIYDPQLQPQNTLSYEAGADLGFFNDRIYLSYTYSRQNVSDQIFPVPLASSTGYSSMITNGGRLHTDAHEITLTLVPVETKDLTWDVNFNYSRIVSYVDELAEGVESIFLGGFVNPQVRAGVGYAYPVIYGTKYARDDEGRILVDENPNSASYGMPYSDGEGIIGDVMPKFILGFNTNVRYKNWNLGAVLDWKHGGQMYHGSNNLLNLYGVGKDTENRTDPFVWPGYKENGQPNDIARGGEGDEGAYFQRYYGVEGSIDEGAIYDNSFVKLRELSLGYSFPKKFIKGTTDVRLSAFARNILIWTELPNFDPESSQGNNNMSGAFERFSLPNTSSFGFGVDLTF, from the coding sequence ATGTACAAACGACTTCTATCTTTATTGGTACTTACACTGGCATTTTGTGTAAGTGCTTTAGCACAAGAAAGAACAGTTACGGGTCAGGTAACGGAAGCTGGTCTTCCACTTCCAGGGGTAACTGTTTTAGTAAAAGGTACTTCGAAAGGTACGATCACTAATGTTGATGGTAAATATTCTATCTCAACAACAAGCGAATCTACACTAATCTATAGCTTTGTAGGATACGCATCACAAGAAATCCCAGTTGGAACAAAATCTGAGATTAATGTTTCACTAGAGCAAGACGCAGAACAATTGGATGAGGTTGTTGTAACTGCTTTAGGACAGCAAACCGACAAAAAGTCAATTGGTTATGCATTTCAAGAAGTTGACACAGAGACACTTCAACAAACAGGTAATCCTGGTTTAGCAGGTGCACTTCAAGGTAAGATTGCAGGTGTTGATATTAAACCTTCTTCAGGTATGCCTGGTGCTTCTACACAAATAAACATACGTGGTGCACGTTCTTTTACAGGGAATAACGCTCCATTATATGTAATTGATGGTATGCCAATTTCATCAAATCCTGATTTTTCTACAGGAAGTTCTGTAACAGGTACTGATATTGCAAACCGTGCTGTCGATATTGATCCTAATGATATTGAAAGTATCAACGTATTAAAAGGTCAAGCTGCAGCAGCATTATATGGTATTCGTGCATCAAATGGTGTAATCATCATTACAACAAAATCAGGTAAAGGAAGCAAAGGTAAGCCTGTAGTTAAGGTTTCAAACTTTACTAGTTTTGAACAAGTTTCTCGTTCACCAGAGTATCAAACAACTTACGCTCAAGGTGGTGGAGGTGTATTTAATCCATATACTTCAATTTCATGGGGTCCAAAAATCTCAGATTTACCAAATGACCCTACATTTGGAGGAAATGGTCAAGGGCATGAAGGTATGTATAAAGTACCTCAATTAGAGGAAGCAGGATTGAATCCTTGGGTAAAACCACAAGCATATGATAACTTTAATGATTATTTCCAAACTGGTCATACTATAAACACTTCAGCTAACATTAGCCAAGCAACTGAGAAAGTGAATTATAGTATTGGTTTGACAAATACTTCTCAGAAAGGTATTGCATTAAATACAGGTATGGAAAGATGGAATGTTAAAGGTCGTTTTGATGCGTCTTTGAATGATAAATTCTCTACAGGTGTTTCTGCAAATTTTGTAAAAACAGATATCGATAAACTATCAGCTGGTAACGATGCTGCATTAGCAGGTGTTTATGCTGCTCCAGTTTCTTACAACTTGAAAGGAAACCCTTCTGCATTACCTTCTGATCCTTATAGTCAGATCTATTACAGAAACTTGACTTTTGATAACCCTTATTGGATTGCTGATCATAATGTGTTTAATGAAGTTTCAAACCGTTTCTTTGGTAATACTTACGTTCAATACGATACTAAATTAAGGTCAAATATGAACCTTAAGGTGAAATACCAACTTGGTGTTGATGCTTATACTACACACTATCAAGATATTTATGAATTTGGTAGTGGTGGATCAACAGGTAATATCAATAACTATGGCATCACTAACCAAACAATCAACTCATTACTAACAGTGAACTATGATTGGGAAATTACTGATAAATTAAAATTAAGTGCTGTTCTAGGTAAAGAATTAAACGATTCTAGAAGAAAAACTTATGATCAAATGGGTTATGGTTTCAACTTTGGTGGTTGGAAACATATTGATAACACAAGAACTCAAACTTCTTCTGAAAGTCAATTTGGTAATAGAACAGTTGGTTTCTTTGGTAGTGCTTCTTTATCATATGATAATATTCTATTCGCTACTGTTACTGGTCGTAATGACTATGTTTCAACAATGCCAGAAGGAGCTAGATCATTCTTCTACCCTTCAGTATCTTTGAGCTGGGTAGTTAGTGAAATGGACTTCATGGATCAAATGGATAAAGTTTCCATGTTGAAATTAAGAGGTTCATTTGCACAAGTAGGACAAGCAGGACAATACTATGAGAACTTCTATAATATTCCATCATATGGTGGAGGTTGGTGGAATTCACTATACCCTGTAACTTATCCAATGAATGGTTTGAGTGCTTATACAAGAAGCTCAACTATTTACGATCCTCAATTACAACCACAAAATACATTGTCTTACGAAGCTGGTGCTGACCTTGGATTCTTTAATGATCGAATTTACTTATCATATACTTATTCAAGACAAAATGTTTCAGACCAAATCTTCCCAGTTCCATTGGCATCATCAACAGGTTATTCTAGCATGATTACTAATGGCGGACGTTTACATACAGATGCTCATGAAATTACATTAACATTAGTTCCTGTAGAGACAAAAGACTTGACTTGGGATGTTAACTTCAACTATTCAAGAATTGTATCTTATGTAGATGAATTAGCTGAAGGAGTAGAATCAATTTTCTTAGGTGGTTTTGTTAACCCACAAGTAAGAGCAGGTGTTGGATATGCTTACCCTGTTATTTACGGTACAAAATACGCTAGAGATGATGAAGGTAGAATTTTAGTAGATGAGAATCCTAATAGTGCTTCTTACGGTATGCCTTACTCGGATGGTGAAGGTATCATTGGTGATGTAATGCCTAAATTTATCTTAGGTTTCAATACAAATGTAAGATATAAGAACTGGAACTTAGGAGCAGTATTAGATTGGAAACATGGTGGTCAGATGTATCACGGTTCAAACAACTTGCTTAACCTTTATGGTGTAGGTAAAGATACTGAAAATAGAACAGATCCTTTTGTTTGGCCTGGTTACAAAGAAAATGGACAACCAAATGACATCGCTAGAGGTGGAGAAGGAGACGAAGGTGCTTATTTCCAAAGATACTATGGTGTAGAAGGTTCAATCGATGAAGGTGCAATTTATGATAACTCATTTGTTAAATTAAGAGAGCTTTCATTAGGTTATAGCTTCCCTAAGAAATTTATCAAAGGAACAACAGATGTAAGACTTTCAGCTTTCGCTCGTAACATTTTAATTTGGACAGAGCTTCCAAACTTTGACCCTGAATCATCTCAAGGTAATAATAATATGTCGGGAGCATTCGAAAGATTCTCTTTACCGAACACATCAAGCTTTGGTTTTGGCGTAGATTTAACTTTCTAA
- a CDS encoding SusD/RagB family nutrient-binding outer membrane lipoprotein → MTIKKYINKFAILCLASTALFSCSEDKMDEINKNPNNPTEMSTNLILTDLINRTAVQVSNGDFAFYASLYVEHYVGTHNQFYQAETREDGQLAVSSTYNNSWNGAYTALRDAKDVIEICSPEGKEQGNTGNLGIAKILLAYNLAVLTDVCGDVPWSEALNAEDHMLPHLDKQEDIYKEIFTYIDEGIENLGTSNDYNSIGSYDLIYGGDVELWTKFAHGLKARLLMRLSHVRPNVYDEVLSEVAKSFTDATEEAKYVYNGGSSINPYALLWTSRNQYGSSKSLHDMMSTNNDPRISAYFIPNLNNKVLELGENGQNKQDQNKYGISTYFKDRENATQFLSFHELKFLEAEALERKAAGSGKAAAIEAVKAAFEYANLTSEEADDYISTITDFDLNRIMGEKYISFYQSEAIEAYNDFRRLKAMNGGTHPSYVNFQNPKVEKFPLRYTYGGDDVNNNVNVREAYLKIDIYSDNVWWAGGQY, encoded by the coding sequence ATGACAATCAAAAAATATATAAACAAGTTTGCCATTTTATGTCTGGCAAGCACAGCCTTATTCTCTTGTTCAGAGGATAAGATGGATGAAATCAATAAGAATCCAAATAACCCGACAGAGATGTCAACTAATTTGATTCTAACGGATTTGATTAATAGAACAGCAGTTCAAGTTTCTAATGGAGATTTTGCATTTTATGCTTCATTATATGTAGAGCATTATGTAGGTACTCATAACCAGTTTTATCAAGCTGAAACTCGAGAGGATGGACAATTGGCTGTTTCATCAACTTACAATAACTCTTGGAATGGTGCATATACTGCATTAAGAGATGCAAAAGATGTTATTGAAATTTGTTCTCCTGAAGGAAAAGAACAGGGTAATACAGGTAACTTGGGTATTGCGAAAATTTTATTGGCTTACAATTTAGCAGTTCTTACAGACGTTTGTGGTGATGTGCCTTGGTCGGAAGCTCTAAATGCAGAAGATCATATGTTACCACACCTTGATAAGCAAGAAGATATTTACAAAGAAATCTTCACTTATATCGATGAAGGTATTGAAAATTTAGGTACTTCTAATGATTATAATAGCATTGGTTCTTATGACCTTATCTATGGAGGTGATGTAGAATTATGGACTAAATTTGCTCATGGTTTAAAGGCTAGGCTTTTAATGCGTCTTTCTCATGTAAGACCAAATGTTTATGATGAGGTACTTTCTGAAGTTGCAAAATCATTCACAGATGCAACTGAGGAAGCTAAATATGTATATAATGGAGGGTCAAGTATCAATCCATATGCTTTATTATGGACATCACGTAATCAATACGGTTCATCAAAATCTTTACATGATATGATGAGTACAAATAATGACCCTAGAATTTCAGCCTATTTTATTCCTAACCTTAATAATAAAGTATTGGAATTAGGTGAAAATGGACAAAACAAGCAAGATCAAAATAAGTATGGTATTTCTACTTATTTCAAAGACAGAGAAAATGCTACTCAATTTTTATCTTTTCATGAGTTGAAATTCTTAGAGGCAGAAGCATTAGAAAGAAAAGCTGCAGGTTCTGGAAAAGCAGCCGCTATTGAAGCTGTTAAAGCAGCTTTTGAATATGCTAATTTAACATCTGAGGAAGCAGACGACTATATCTCTACTATTACAGATTTTGATCTTAATAGAATTATGGGGGAGAAGTATATTTCTTTCTATCAATCAGAAGCGATTGAAGCTTATAATGACTTCCGTAGATTGAAAGCAATGAATGGAGGAACGCATCCTTCTTACGTGAATTTCCAAAACCCTAAAGTAGAGAAATTCCCATTAAGATATACTTATGGTGGAGATGATGTTAACAATAACGTTAACGTTAGAGAAGCTTATTTAAAAATTGATATTTATTCTGATAATGTTTGGTGGGCCGGCGGCCAGTACTAG